Sequence from the Phycisphaerales bacterium genome:
CGTGGTCAGCAACTTCATCCGCCAGGCGCTGCACGGCGAGGACATCACCATCTTCGGCGACGGCACGCAGTCGCGATCCTTCTGCTACGTCGACGACCTCGTCGAAGGCATCATCCGCATGATGAACGCGCCCGACGACTTCATCGGGCCGGTGAACCTCGGCAACCCCGTCGAGTTCACCATGCTCGAGCTCGCGCAGCTCGTGATTGAGCTGACCAACGCCAAGAGCAAGATCGTGCACAAGCCGCTGCCCGCCGACGACCCCACGCAGCGCCAGCCAGACATCTCGCTCGCGAAGTCGCGACTGGGCGGCTGGGAGCCCAAGGTGCCGCTGCGCGAGGGGCTCAAGAAGACGATCGAGTTCTTCCGCTCGATCAACCTCGACGACTACCGCCCGCCGACGCCGAACTACTGAGTCCGTGTGCCACGATCACGCGCGGCTCTGCCGCGTGATCGTGTTTGACTTGCGAGTGGACACGATCATGAAGACATGATCGTGGCACGGTTAGTACAGCTCACCCTGCCCCTCAACCGGCCGGTACGTCAGCCCCAGGTGCTCGCACGCCGCGCGGGTGAGCGCCCGCCCCCGCCGTGTCCGCGCCAGGAACCCGATCTGCAGCAGGTAGGGCTCTATCACGTCCTCAAGCGTGCCCGAGTCCTCATTCATGGTCGCGGCGATGGTCTCCAGTCCAACGGGTCCGCCCTGGTACGTGGTGCCGATCGTCCGCAGAAACGAGCGGTCGAGCTCGTCCAGCCCGAGGTGATCAACGCCCTCGAGCTTGAGCGCCGCCTCGACCATCTGCTGCGTGATGCGGCCGTTGCCCTTCACCTGCGCATAGTCGCGCACCCGCCGCAGCAGCCGGTTGGCGATCCGGGGCGTGCCGCGCGAGCGCCGGGCGATCTCCACCGAGCCCTCATCGTCGATCGGCGCTTCGAGCAGCGCCGAGCTGCGCCGCACGATGCGCGTGAGCTCCTCCGCGGTGTAGAACTCCAGCCGCGCGACGATGCCGAAGCGGTCGCGCAGCGGATTGGTCAGCATGCCGGCGCGCGTGGTGGCGCCGACCAGCGTGAAGGGC
This genomic interval carries:
- the ruvB gene encoding Holliday junction branch migration DNA helicase RuvB, encoding LLARSLWDSATAMAAALLTNLERNDVLFIDEIHRLSPVVEEILYPALEDYQIDIMIGEGPAARSIKLDLQPFTLVGATTRAGMLTNPLRDRFGIVARLEFYTAEELTRIVRRSSALLEAPIDDEGSVEIARRSRGTPRIANRLLRRVRDYAQVKGNGRITQQMVEAALKLEGVDHLGLDELDRSFLRTIGTTYQGGPVGLETIAATMNEDSGTLEDVIEPYLLQIGFLARTRRGRALTRAACEHLGLTYRPVEGQGELY